The genomic region GTTACATTACTTATTTGTGCTTACGGCGGTAAATATTTGGATAGTTACTTAGACACTAATCAACCTTACTTCACAATAGGTCTTTTATTATTCGGAGTGTTTGCTTCATTGGTCATACTTATCAATGGGTTGCGGAAAATTTCTAAAAAAAATGACTCAGTAGTGAAAAAAAAAGGTAAAGATGACAATTTTTATAAAAAATGATTGATGTCACTTTGAAGTTTAATGACTATTACCTTATGTTTGCACTCGATTCCAATTTTATATTGGAAATTTTATAATGCATCTAGATTTACGAACACACTTTTACTTTGGATTATTGCTCTTGTCGTCAGTATTTATACTTATGATCATAGCAGCAGAGCAAAGTGAGATAGATTTGGGCCGCTTTATCTATTTAGAATTAGTTTTTAATATAGTTCTTGCGGTGATGTCATATGAAATAACATGCTTAGGGGCGGATACGGGAAATGGTCCAACCTTTCATAGTTTCTACATGGCGACAGTCTTGATCAGAATTTTATTATCATTGACTGTTTTTATCTTGTTCTTTCTAAAGGCAAACGCAGAGAAGGCGGAGAAGTTAAGTTTTATACTTTGTTTTTTCTTTTTTTATTTTGCGTACTCAATTTTTGAGATTGTTTGTCTCTATCATAAATTGCAGGGTAGATCCAGGAATGAGTGATTTTATAATAATGAAAAGTAATTTATCTTTTTACAGACGTCTAGCAATGCTAGCAGTGCTATTGACAGCACTAGTACAAACTTCATCTTTACAAGCAAGTGACGGACATGGTGAGCCTCATGATGGAGAACACATTAAGGAATACAATCCTGTAGAAACAATCCTTCACCACGTTAAGGATGAACATTACTGGACTTTCTATTCGACTACAGATGATCATGGACATGAGCATCATTATGGTATCAATCTTCCAGTAATCTTGTATGTAGAAGGTAAAGGGTTTGAATTTTTTGGTTCAAGCGAATTTTTACATCACAAACCTGTAAAAGGTAAGTTTGGTAGTTACGAAAACCACCACGAACACATTTCTTCAGTTGATGGAGATCATATTTATGATTTATCATTAACTAAAAATGCAGCTTCAACTGGTCTTTCAGTTTTATTACTAATCATTATTTTTAGTGCGATTTCAAAAGGATACAAGAACAACGCTGGTAAAGCTCCTTCAGGAATTCAGTCTTTCTTCGAACCTCTTATTGTTTACATGAGAGACGAAGTGATTAAGCCTAACTTAGGTCACAATACTGATAGGTTCTTACCTTACTTATTGACGTTATTCTTCTTTATTCTTTTCAATAACTTATTAGGTTTATTACCTGGTGGAGCCAATGCTTCGGGTAATATCTCTTTCACAATGTTGATGGCGATATTTACTTTGATCATTACAAACATCAACGGTAATAAAGAATATTGGGGACATATTTTTGCTACCCCAGGTGTTCCAGGTTGGTTATTACCAATCATGATTCCAGTAGAGATTATCGGTATCTTCACAAAACCAATTGCCTTGATGCTTCGTTTGTTCGCCAATATTACTGGTGGTCACATCGTATTGCTATCATTTATGTCATTGGTATTTATCTTGGAAGCTGCATGGGTTGGAGGCGTTGCTTCTTTCATCATCGTTCCATTATATTTCATGGAGATCTTTGTAGCTTTCTTACAAGCTTATATCTTTACGATGCTTTCTGCTCTATTTATTGGATCAGCAGTAGCAGAACATCACTAAGAAATCTTTAAGTTGCTGAAATTAAGTTAATTAATGTTTAGTCAGCTTAAATGATAACAAATAATGAATGATCTTCGCGCAAGCGAAAGCTTCATATACGTTTCTTTTTTTAAAACTATTTAAACAAAATTCAAATGTCATTACTTTCAATTTTATTAGAAGTAAGTGGTAGCGTAGGTCAATTAGGTGCAGCTATCGGTGCAGGTTTAGCAGTATTTGGTGCTGGTCTTGGTATCGGTAAAATCGGTGGTAACGCAGTAGAATCAATGGCTCGTCAGCCAGAGATCGCTGGTAACCTTCAAACTGCAATGATTATCGCAGCAGCCTTGATTGAAGGTGTTGCTCTTTTCGCAGTAGTAGTTTGTCTATTGATCGGTTTAGGTTAATCCTAACGACGCAAAGAAACATTTTGTTTGGATATCCATCGCTTTAGGGGTTTGCCCGGCGATGGGTATCTTCCAACAAAGAAACGTCAGAACGCTCACGCAAAAAATAATCAGAGATGGATATTATAACTCCTGGTATTGGTCTTTTATTTTGGAACACATTATTCTTCTTAGTAGTGTTCTTGATTGTTGGAATGAAAATCGTTCCAGTTATCTCAAAAGGCCTTAAAGATAGAGAAGAGTCAATTGATAATGCTCTTAAAGCTGCAGAACAAGCAAAAGCAGATATTGCTAACTTGAAAGCAGAGAACGAGAAGGAAAAAGAAAGAGCTCGTGCTGAAAGAGAAGAAATTATTTCTTCAGCTAAGAAGAAAGCAGATCAAATGATTAACGAAGCTACAGACCAAGCTAAGGCTGAAGCTAAGAAAATCGTTGATGATGCAAGAAATTCTATCGAAGCGGAGAAAAGAGAGGCGTTGGCTGAAATCAAAGGTGTTGTTTCAGAACTTTCTTTAGATATCGCTGAGAAAGTAATCCGTAAACAATTAGCTGATGATGCCGCTCAACAAGAGCTTGTAGCTAAACTTGTTGAAGACGCAAATATCTAATTTTAACAGATAAACATGCGGAAGCAATTCCGCTGTATATAAATCATAACCATGAGTGCAGAATCTAGAGTAGCAACTCGATATGCTAAAGCCTTTGTATCGGTAGCTTTGCAGGAAGGAAGTCAAGATAAGTTGTATGCAGATGCAGACTTTATCTTATCTACTATTAATGATAGTCGTGAATTACAAAACGCACTTAATAGTCCTATCATCAAAGCCGAGAAAAAAGCAGCAATCTTAACAGGTATTTTTTCAGCAAATGTTTCTGATTTAACTAACAAACTAATCACTTTAGTTGTTGAGAAAAACAGAACGTCAGCATTATCAGAAATCGTTAAGGCGATTAAAGCTGAGTTTGATGTTGTGAAAAATATTCAAAGAGCTACTGTAGTAACTTCAACTCCTCTTAACGCAACAACTAAAGAGGCGTTAGTGGCAAAGGTTACAAAATCTACAGGTAAGACGGTTGAACTTGAAGAAAAAGTTGATCCTTCTCTTATCGGTGGTTACATCTTAACGGTGGGTGACAAGCAATTGGACTGTTCTGTGAAATCACAGTTACAGCAATTAAAAGTCGCTTTCCAATAGAACATTATAAGTATCCTCTTATATAAGGATACTTTTTTTAGTAAAGAATAGTCAAAATTCAAATCCAGATACAAAAATGGCTCAAGTAAGACCAGACGAAGTTTCTGCGATCCTGAAAGAACAACTTACAGGTTTCAAATCTTCAACTGATTTAGAAGAAGTAGGAACCGTTTTAGAAGTAGGTGATGGTGTAGCTCGTATTTACGGCTTGCTTAATGCTGAAGCTGGCGAGTTAATCGAGTTCGAGTCAGGTGTCGTAGGTATGGTATTGAACCTCGAAGAAGATAATGTAGGTGCCGTAATTATGGGTAAATACACTGATATCAAAGAGGGCGATACAGTTAAGCGTACTAGACGTATTGCATCTATCAAGGTAGGTATGGGTATGTTTGGTCGCGTTGTTGACGCATTAGGTAATCCTATCGATGGTAAAGGTGATATCGAAGGCGATTTATACGAAATGCCTATCGAGCGTAAAGCTCCAGGTGTATTGTTCCGTCAGCCAGTAGACGAACCTATGCAAACAGGTATCAAGTCAATTGACTCAATGACTCCGATTGGTCGTGGTCAGCGTGAATTGATTATTGGTGACCGTCAAACAGGTAAAACTGCGGTAGCGATTGACACAATCATCAACCAAAAAGAGTTTTACGATAAAGGCGAACCTGTATACTGTATTTATGTAGCAGTAGGTCAAAAAGCTTCTACGGTAGCAACTATCGTTTCTGCTTTAGAAAAAGCAGGTGCTATGGCTTATACTACAATTGTTGCTGCAAACGCATCAGATCCAGCTCCAATGCAATACTTTGCTCCTTTCGCAGGTGCAGCAATTGGTGAGTTCATCCGTGACACTGGACGTCCTGCATTAGCAGTTTATGATGACCTTTCAAAGCAAGCAGTAGCATACCGTGAGGTATCACTACTTCTTCGTCGTCCTCCAGGACGTGAGGCATACCCTGGTGATGTATTCTACCTTCACTCTCGTTTATTAGAGCGTGCATCTAGAATTAACACATCAGATGATATCGCTAAAAATATGAACGACCTTCCTGAGTCAATCAAACATATGGTAAAAGGTGGCGGTTCTTTAACTGCATTACCAATTATCGAAACTCAGTCAGGTGACGTTTCTGCATATATCCCTACAAACGTAATTTCGATTACTGATGGTCAGGTATTCTTAGAGACTAACTTATTCAACGCAGGTATTCGTCCAGCGATGAACGTAGGTATCTCTGTATCTCGTGTAGGTGGTAACGCTCAGATCAAAGGTATGAAAAAGGTATCTGGTAAATTGAAAACTGACCTTGCTCAGTTCCGTGAACTAGAAGC from Flammeovirga agarivorans harbors:
- a CDS encoding AtpZ/AtpI family protein, yielding MKQPNKKDKYVEKYSTFLKYSSVSTEMIVTLLICAYGGKYLDSYLDTNQPYFTIGLLLFGVFASLVILINGLRKISKKNDSVVKKKGKDDNFYKK
- the atpB gene encoding F0F1 ATP synthase subunit A, whose amino-acid sequence is MKSNLSFYRRLAMLAVLLTALVQTSSLQASDGHGEPHDGEHIKEYNPVETILHHVKDEHYWTFYSTTDDHGHEHHYGINLPVILYVEGKGFEFFGSSEFLHHKPVKGKFGSYENHHEHISSVDGDHIYDLSLTKNAASTGLSVLLLIIIFSAISKGYKNNAGKAPSGIQSFFEPLIVYMRDEVIKPNLGHNTDRFLPYLLTLFFFILFNNLLGLLPGGANASGNISFTMLMAIFTLIITNINGNKEYWGHIFATPGVPGWLLPIMIPVEIIGIFTKPIALMLRLFANITGGHIVLLSFMSLVFILEAAWVGGVASFIIVPLYFMEIFVAFLQAYIFTMLSALFIGSAVAEHH
- the atpE gene encoding ATP synthase F0 subunit C; the protein is MSLLSILLEVSGSVGQLGAAIGAGLAVFGAGLGIGKIGGNAVESMARQPEIAGNLQTAMIIAAALIEGVALFAVVVCLLIGLG
- the atpF gene encoding F0F1 ATP synthase subunit B; this translates as MDIITPGIGLLFWNTLFFLVVFLIVGMKIVPVISKGLKDREESIDNALKAAEQAKADIANLKAENEKEKERARAEREEIISSAKKKADQMINEATDQAKAEAKKIVDDARNSIEAEKREALAEIKGVVSELSLDIAEKVIRKQLADDAAQQELVAKLVEDANI
- the atpH gene encoding ATP synthase F1 subunit delta, with the protein product MSAESRVATRYAKAFVSVALQEGSQDKLYADADFILSTINDSRELQNALNSPIIKAEKKAAILTGIFSANVSDLTNKLITLVVEKNRTSALSEIVKAIKAEFDVVKNIQRATVVTSTPLNATTKEALVAKVTKSTGKTVELEEKVDPSLIGGYILTVGDKQLDCSVKSQLQQLKVAFQ
- the atpA gene encoding F0F1 ATP synthase subunit alpha, whose protein sequence is MAQVRPDEVSAILKEQLTGFKSSTDLEEVGTVLEVGDGVARIYGLLNAEAGELIEFESGVVGMVLNLEEDNVGAVIMGKYTDIKEGDTVKRTRRIASIKVGMGMFGRVVDALGNPIDGKGDIEGDLYEMPIERKAPGVLFRQPVDEPMQTGIKSIDSMTPIGRGQRELIIGDRQTGKTAVAIDTIINQKEFYDKGEPVYCIYVAVGQKASTVATIVSALEKAGAMAYTTIVAANASDPAPMQYFAPFAGAAIGEFIRDTGRPALAVYDDLSKQAVAYREVSLLLRRPPGREAYPGDVFYLHSRLLERASRINTSDDIAKNMNDLPESIKHMVKGGGSLTALPIIETQSGDVSAYIPTNVISITDGQVFLETNLFNAGIRPAMNVGISVSRVGGNAQIKGMKKVSGKLKTDLAQFRELEAFAKFGSDLDAATKLTIDRGRKNTEILKQAQYTPYTVEKQIAIIWAGSNGITDPVAESKVKAFENEFLEVLETKHKDVMDQVAAGKWGDDHIAVFKKVGEEVAQNHKA